The Blattabacterium cuenoti genome segment CATTGACCAATACAAGGACCACAAGCATTAGAAAATATTTTAGCTCCAATGCTTTTAAATATTTCAATATATTTATTTTTTTTCAACAAAGAAAAAATCTTTCTAGAACCAGGAGTAATTAAAAATTTTGATTTTATCTTTAACTTTTTTTTTTTAGCTTGTTTAATAATATGTACAACTTTTGATAAATCTTCATAAGAAGAATTAGTACAAGAACCAATTAATCCGATTTCTATTTGAATAGGCCAATTATTTTTTTTACATTCTTCTTTTATTTTTGATATAGGTGTAGATTTATCGGGAGTAAAAGGACCATTTATATGAGGTTCTAATTTGGATAAATTAATTTCGATTACTTTTTCATAAAAATTATATGGATTATTATATACCTCATAATCTGATCTTAAACTATTTTCAATTTTATTCAATTTTATTAAATTTGATAATTCTTCTCTATCATTATTCAATAAATAATCATTCATATGAAAATCATATGGAAATATCGAAGAAGTTGCTCCTAATTCTGCTCCCATATTGCATATGGTTGCTTTTCCTACGCAAGAAATATTTTTTGTTCCTTCTCCAAAATATTCAATAATAGAATTTGACGCACCCATTACTCCAATCATTCCGGATAATCTTAATATAACATCTTTAGCAGATGTCCATCCACTCATTTTTCCTTTTAATAAAACTCCAATTATTTTAGGAAATTTTAATTCTAATATAGATCCTGACATTACTTCAGCAGCTTCTGCACCACCTACTCCTATCGCTAACATTCCTAATCCACCTGCATTAGGTGTATGTGAATCCGTACCTATCATCAATCCACCAGGAAATGCATAATTTTCCAAAATAATTTGATGAATAATTCCAGAACCTGGTTCCCAAAAATCTATTCCATATTTATTAGAAACTGATCTTAAAAAATTATATATTTCTTGATTATCATCTATAGATTTTTTCAAATCTATAGATGATCCATCGTTTGCATAAATAAGATGATCACAATGAATGCTAGTCGGAACTAACGTTTTAACACTATTAGTTTGTATAAATTGTAATAAACTCATTTGAGCAGTAGCATCTTGCATTGCAACACGGTCAGGATAAATATTTATATATTCATTTTTTTTAAAACATAATTTTTTTATTTTTTCTTTGAAAAAATGAATATATAAAATTTTTTCTGACAATGTCATTGGACGTTTTATTATTGATCGAATTTCCTTAATCTTAAAATTAAGTTCTGAATAAAATTTTTGAATCATTTTAAAATCCAAGATCATAGTAACTTTTTTTGTTAAGAAAAATACATATTTCTTTATAAAATTCTTTCGAATTATCTACATGTATCCAATGTCCACTTTTTTTTATAGTTAGAATCAAAGATTTTGGAAAAATTTTTTTAATATATTTTTTATCATTAATAGGGATATAATCAGAATATTCTCCTCGTAAAAAAATAGTTGGACCACTATATTTTCCTATTTTTATATTTTTTTTAATTAAAATATTATAATTTTTTTCTATTCCTTTTAGATAAAAACGAAAATATAATTTTCCATTACTGTTAATTCCAACACATTTAGAAAAAAAATTTCTAATTCTAGAATCCTTTATATATAATTTTAAAAAAATATTTAAATCATTTCTTGTTTTTATTAAATTAAAATTAACCTTTTTTAGGATAGGAATAAAATTATGATGTACATCATGGAATTTTGGACTTATATCTACAATAATAATTTTTTTAGGAATCAAAGGATATTTAATAGAAAAATTCATTACTGCACGTCCACCCATTGAATGTCCTAATAATATTGGATTATATAATTTATAAAAATTAATGTAATTTAAAATATCATCTGATATAATATCATAATTCATTTTTTTAGAAAAAAAACTTGATCCATGATTTCTTATATCTATAAGATGAATTTGATAATCACTAGAAAATTTATTAGCAAATGATATCCAATTTTCTCCATTTCCAAAAAGCCCATGAAAAACTAAAATAGAGGGACCTAATCCAAATATTTTAGAAGATAAAATTTTCATTATTTAATATCATTTAAAAATTTTTTTCCATAAAAAATAAATATTATATAAAAATAGCAATTCTATAAAAAATTTATGTTATTATTTTTATAATCTAGATTAATAAAAATTTTGTTAAAAAAATAAACTATATTTCATCCGTATCCGATCTATAAATCTTAATAAAATATATAATTTCATCCAATATTTTATTGAAAATAATTGATTTGAATTCATAAATGTATTTAATATATATTTCATTAAATATTGTATTGAATAAAAAATACTTCATTAAAATTGCTGTATATATACACTATATTTGAATCAAATATCAGCTTATTTATTTAATATTTACATTGGATTTTACAATTAAATTTTTTTATATTGTTTTTATAGAGTTAAAACTTGAGTAATTTCTAAATTAAATACTTTTGCAGCTGTT includes the following:
- a CDS encoding aconitate hydratase, translated to MILDFKMIQKFYSELNFKIKEIRSIIKRPMTLSEKILYIHFFKEKIKKLCFKKNEYINIYPDRVAMQDATAQMSLLQFIQTNSVKTLVPTSIHCDHLIYANDGSSIDLKKSIDDNQEIYNFLRSVSNKYGIDFWEPGSGIIHQIILENYAFPGGLMIGTDSHTPNAGGLGMLAIGVGGAEAAEVMSGSILELKFPKIIGVLLKGKMSGWTSAKDVILRLSGMIGVMGASNSIIEYFGEGTKNISCVGKATICNMGAELGATSSIFPYDFHMNDYLLNNDREELSNLIKLNKIENSLRSDYEVYNNPYNFYEKVIEINLSKLEPHINGPFTPDKSTPISKIKEECKKNNWPIQIEIGLIGSCTNSSYEDLSKVVHIIKQAKKKKLKIKSKFLITPGSRKIFSLLKKNKYIEIFKSIGAKIFSNACGPCIGQWKRYKNKNENFKKNTIIHSFNRNFSSRNDGNPNTYAFIASPEIVTALSFSGKINFDPRKDFLKNELGEYVKLDEPQYINKYNNIFEKNDINKLGCISSSMNKNISIKINKNSERLQLLQPFSFWDGKDLSNVRLLIKVKGKCTTDHISMAGPWLKYRGHLENISENLLIKAVNFFNNKTNHIKNIITGFYDSIPKTAKFYKKNNISTLIVGEDNYGEGSSREHAAMEPRFLGVRVVLVKSFARIHETNLKKQGILALTFLKPNDYYKINEEDIFHFHMNDFEKKFNLKVDIIHKNGKKEKIITKHSYNQKQIQWFKFGSSLNFIRKNQL
- a CDS encoding alpha/beta fold hydrolase, coding for MKILSSKIFGLGPSILVFHGLFGNGENWISFANKFSSDYQIHLIDIRNHGSSFFSKKMNYDIISDDILNYINFYKLYNPILLGHSMGGRAVMNFSIKYPLIPKKIIIVDISPKFHDVHHNFIPILKKVNFNLIKTRNDLNIFLKLYIKDSRIRNFFSKCVGINSNGKLYFRFYLKGIEKNYNILIKKNIKIGKYSGPTIFLRGEYSDYIPINDKKYIKKIFPKSLILTIKKSGHWIHVDNSKEFYKEICIFLNKKSYYDLGF